From Acidobacteriota bacterium, one genomic window encodes:
- a CDS encoding VWA domain-containing protein has product MKNVSKLLFLLSLNLVFAALANGQQSTPTPTPSPAATNDDTPTKVFEVRLPVTVEDKKDKNKKLVTGLTRDRFIVLEDGVEQDMTFFSDEKQNPEVWVGVLMDTSASTKGKLAFSKRTAKDFLYTVLKIRKDKAAFMTFDNEVNLIQDFTDKTDLLDKAVDKVGKTGSQTALYDAVWQFIDEKLRNAPGRRVVVVITDGDDTFSRAELTDVIDIAQRTETTIFGISTKEGFLGVVPGVEAGTIKDKGDKFLTQMAEETGGKAFFLGDMYALEKAFKRISEELKSQYILTYRPANQAYDGKNRKIEVRFRNKDDEDRYRIRTKTKYRAIKDTLK; this is encoded by the coding sequence ATGAAAAACGTTTCCAAATTACTATTCTTGCTGTCTTTGAATTTGGTGTTCGCCGCATTGGCCAACGGTCAGCAGTCGACACCGACGCCGACCCCGTCGCCCGCGGCGACCAATGACGACACGCCGACGAAAGTTTTCGAAGTCCGCCTGCCGGTGACGGTCGAGGACAAAAAGGACAAGAACAAAAAACTCGTCACCGGCCTGACGCGCGACAGGTTCATTGTCCTCGAAGACGGCGTCGAACAGGATATGACCTTCTTTTCGGATGAAAAGCAGAATCCGGAGGTCTGGGTCGGAGTCCTGATGGACACCTCCGCATCTACCAAGGGAAAACTGGCGTTCTCGAAACGGACCGCGAAGGATTTTCTTTACACGGTCCTCAAGATCCGCAAAGACAAGGCCGCGTTTATGACGTTCGACAACGAGGTCAACTTGATCCAGGACTTCACCGACAAGACGGACTTGCTCGATAAGGCCGTCGATAAGGTCGGCAAGACCGGATCGCAGACCGCGCTTTACGACGCCGTCTGGCAGTTCATCGATGAAAAACTCCGCAATGCGCCGGGCAGGCGCGTCGTGGTCGTGATCACCGACGGCGACGACACGTTCAGCCGCGCCGAACTTACGGATGTCATCGACATTGCGCAGCGAACCGAAACGACGATATTCGGAATCTCAACCAAAGAGGGTTTTCTCGGCGTCGTTCCCGGAGTCGAAGCCGGAACTATCAAAGACAAGGGCGACAAGTTCCTGACGCAGATGGCCGAGGAAACCGGCGGCAAAGCCTTCTTTCTCGGAGATATGTATGCGCTCGAAAAGGCCTTTAAGCGGATCAGCGAAGAGCTGAAATCGCAATATATCCTGACCTATCGCCCCGCGAATCAAGCGTACGACGGAAAGAACCGCAAGATCGAGGTGCGTTTCAGAAACAAGGACGACGAAGACCGTTATCGAATCAGAACGAAGACGAAATATCGTGCGATCAAGGACACGCTTAAATGA
- a CDS encoding VWA domain-containing protein: protein MRNNVLIILTVLMLTGGAFFVRDASHAQERVVSPSPTATPAPVDDDEPIRINTEVVNVLFTAQDRNRRLLTDLKKEDVRILEDGQLQETVEFSRQVDLPLSLAILIDTSASQERTLPEEKSAAKSFVESVVRPAKDEVSIVSFTGEATLEQGMTSNIQRLQRAIDRVEFVPPSGYIGGGVIAGGTPPISGTNQQIQGSTAIWDAIWVTADEVLGPAPEKTRRAIILLTDGYNTFGKKKLDEAVQAAIKAEAVIYSIGIGDNFYAGVDEGVLKKISERTGGRAFFPRDEAELRRAFTQIQIEMRSQYLISYEPTNQKRDGSFRKIEIQIVNSELSKQKSSVTHRQGYFAKNESDLPKKTK, encoded by the coding sequence ATGCGAAACAACGTTTTGATCATCCTGACAGTACTGATGCTGACCGGCGGCGCGTTTTTTGTCCGCGACGCGTCGCATGCGCAGGAGAGAGTTGTTTCGCCGAGCCCGACCGCGACTCCCGCACCTGTCGACGACGATGAGCCGATTCGAATCAACACCGAGGTCGTCAACGTACTTTTTACTGCGCAGGACCGAAATCGCCGTCTGCTCACCGACCTCAAAAAGGAAGATGTCAGAATCCTCGAAGACGGTCAGCTGCAGGAGACCGTCGAGTTCAGCCGCCAGGTCGACTTGCCGCTCAGCCTGGCGATTCTGATCGACACGAGCGCGTCACAGGAGCGAACGCTGCCCGAAGAGAAGTCGGCGGCCAAGTCGTTCGTCGAATCGGTCGTGAGGCCCGCTAAAGACGAAGTCTCGATCGTTTCCTTCACCGGCGAAGCGACACTCGAGCAGGGAATGACGAGCAACATTCAGCGACTTCAACGCGCGATCGATCGTGTTGAGTTCGTCCCGCCTTCCGGATACATCGGCGGCGGAGTTATTGCCGGCGGAACTCCGCCGATCTCGGGGACGAACCAACAGATCCAGGGCTCGACGGCCATTTGGGACGCGATCTGGGTGACGGCCGACGAAGTTCTCGGCCCGGCGCCGGAAAAAACACGCCGAGCCATTATTTTGTTGACCGACGGCTACAATACTTTCGGCAAAAAGAAACTCGACGAAGCCGTTCAGGCGGCGATCAAAGCCGAAGCTGTGATCTATTCGATCGGGATCGGCGACAACTTTTATGCCGGGGTCGACGAGGGCGTGCTCAAGAAGATCAGCGAACGCACCGGCGGCCGCGCCTTTTTTCCGCGCGACGAGGCCGAACTTAGACGCGCGTTCACGCAGATCCAGATCGAAATGCGTTCACAGTATCTGATCTCGTACGAGCCGACCAATCAGAAACGCGACGGATCGTTTCGTAAGATCGAGATTCAAATCGTGAATTCGGAGCTTTCGAAGCAGAAATCCTCGGTCACGCACCGCCAGGGATATTTCGCGAAAAACGAATCCGACCTGCCGAAAAAAACGAAATAG